One Rhizobiales bacterium GAS188 DNA window includes the following coding sequences:
- a CDS encoding drug resistance transporter, EmrB/QacA subfamily: MPSPKARTRRPLVVASIMLATFTGAIEATIVATAMPRIVGELGGFAYYSWVFSAFLLAQTTTTVVYGKLSDMYGRKPMLIGGILLFLFGSLLCGFANSMGALILFRLLQGLGAGAIQPVTMTVVGDLYTLEERGKVQGLLASVWASSAVIGPLAGAVIVDNLSWAWIFWVNIPFGLIAIAGFMLFLHETVEPRERSIDYLGVVLFSIATVSLLTLLTETSAPKRVTVGLACLVLAAGFLFLWQERRAAEPMISLELWSRRLIATCNAASLVAGMTLIGLTTILPLYVQGVLGRSPIVAGFTLTSLVIGWPLAVSLSSRFFRAFGIRRTLRAGSVMFPLGAICLMLLTPQSHPGLAALGAFMMGFGMGLSSVTCIILIQDSVEWSMRGSATASFMFARSLGSTLGATVLGAILNIGIARFATGETAGRVHEVLDRPAGLADAAHDLLVQDVLAKALHLTYWGVLAMAVLAFVTCWLIPIDRVMRKPATVS; encoded by the coding sequence ATGCCTTCGCCAAAAGCCCGCACCCGGCGACCGCTTGTCGTCGCATCGATCATGCTCGCGACCTTCACCGGTGCGATCGAAGCCACCATCGTGGCGACAGCCATGCCGCGCATCGTCGGCGAGCTCGGCGGCTTCGCTTATTACAGCTGGGTGTTCTCGGCCTTCCTTCTCGCCCAGACCACGACGACGGTGGTCTACGGCAAGCTCTCCGACATGTATGGCCGCAAGCCCATGCTGATCGGCGGCATCCTGCTCTTCCTCTTCGGTTCGCTGCTCTGCGGCTTCGCCAATTCGATGGGCGCCCTGATCCTCTTCCGCCTGCTGCAGGGGCTAGGGGCCGGCGCCATCCAGCCGGTCACCATGACGGTGGTGGGGGACCTCTACACGCTCGAGGAGCGCGGCAAGGTGCAGGGGCTGCTCGCCAGCGTTTGGGCGAGCTCGGCGGTGATCGGGCCGCTCGCCGGCGCCGTCATCGTCGACAACCTGTCCTGGGCCTGGATCTTCTGGGTGAACATCCCGTTCGGCCTCATCGCCATCGCCGGCTTCATGCTGTTCCTGCACGAGACGGTCGAGCCGCGCGAGCGCAGCATCGACTATCTCGGCGTTGTGCTGTTCTCGATCGCCACCGTGTCGCTCCTGACCCTGCTCACCGAGACCAGCGCTCCGAAGCGCGTAACGGTCGGGCTCGCCTGCCTCGTCCTGGCAGCCGGCTTCCTTTTCCTATGGCAGGAGCGACGCGCCGCCGAACCGATGATCTCGCTCGAGCTGTGGAGCCGGCGGCTGATCGCCACCTGCAATGCGGCGAGCCTTGTCGCCGGCATGACGCTGATCGGCCTCACCACCATCCTGCCGCTCTATGTGCAGGGCGTGCTCGGACGCTCGCCGATCGTCGCCGGCTTCACCTTGACCTCGCTGGTGATCGGCTGGCCGCTGGCGGTGAGCCTGTCGAGCCGCTTCTTCCGCGCCTTCGGCATCCGCCGCACCTTGCGGGCCGGCAGCGTGATGTTTCCACTGGGCGCAATCTGCCTGATGCTGCTCACACCGCAGAGCCATCCCGGGCTTGCCGCGCTCGGCGCCTTCATGATGGGCTTCGGCATGGGGCTGTCGAGCGTGACCTGCATCATCCTCATCCAGGACAGTGTCGAATGGTCGATGCGCGGCAGCGCCACCGCTTCCTTCATGTTCGCGCGCAGCCTCGGCAGCACGCTCGGCGCGACCGTGCTCGGAGCCATCCTCAACATCGGCATCGCCCGTTTCGCGACGGGCGAGACGGCGGGCCGGGTCCATGAGGTGCTCGACCGGCCGGCTGGCCTCGCGGACGCCGCCCATGATCTCCTGGTGCAGGACGTGCTCGCCAAGGCCCTGCACCTTACTTATTGGGGCGTTCTCGCCATGGCGGTCCTGGCCTTCGTCACCTGCTGGCTCATTCCGATCGACCGCGTCATGCGCAAGCCCGCGACGGTCTCTTGA
- a CDS encoding Predicted dehydrogenase: MTRLRVGLIGTGFMGKCHALAWTSVAGVYGDLPEIELACLADADIEVARRQAACFRFARATGDWRSLAADPSIDVVSVTTPNHLHAEMAVAALQAGKHVWCEKPMATTLEDAARMLAAARASGKVAILGYNYIQNPAIRKIAALIQEGAIGDITHLRVEMDEDFMADAQAPFSLRSEARAGYGALDDFGVHALSLVSTLVGGVRRVIAHMAKPYARRPLAAGGEREVETYDIATLLVTMHNGASGMIALNRAAWGRKGRIAVQIFGARGSIAYDQERLNEVQLFRAGVPPADQGFTTILMGPAHPPYGNFIPAPGHQLGFNDLKVIECRQLVGRILGEPSHAIGFEEGFAIEKTLAAAAESFANSAWMEVG; this comes from the coding sequence ATGACCAGGCTGCGCGTCGGGCTCATCGGCACGGGTTTCATGGGCAAATGCCACGCGCTGGCCTGGACCTCGGTCGCCGGCGTCTATGGCGACCTGCCCGAGATCGAGCTCGCCTGCCTCGCCGATGCCGATATCGAGGTGGCGCGGCGCCAGGCCGCTTGCTTTCGCTTCGCGCGCGCCACCGGTGATTGGCGAAGCCTTGCCGCCGATCCCTCGATCGATGTGGTCTCGGTGACCACACCGAACCATCTGCATGCCGAGATGGCGGTCGCGGCCTTGCAGGCAGGCAAGCATGTGTGGTGCGAAAAGCCGATGGCGACCACTCTCGAGGATGCGGCGCGCATGCTGGCGGCGGCGCGCGCCAGCGGCAAGGTCGCGATCCTCGGCTACAACTACATTCAGAACCCGGCGATCCGGAAAATTGCTGCCCTGATCCAAGAGGGCGCGATCGGCGACATCACCCATCTGCGCGTCGAGATGGATGAGGATTTCATGGCCGATGCGCAGGCGCCCTTCTCTTTGAGGAGCGAGGCCCGAGCCGGATATGGAGCGCTCGACGATTTCGGCGTGCATGCGCTTTCGCTCGTCTCGACCTTGGTCGGCGGGGTGCGCCGGGTCATCGCCCATATGGCGAAGCCTTACGCCAGGCGCCCGCTTGCCGCGGGAGGCGAGCGCGAGGTCGAGACCTACGATATCGCGACCTTGCTGGTGACGATGCACAACGGCGCATCGGGGATGATCGCGCTCAACCGGGCCGCCTGGGGTCGCAAGGGCCGCATCGCCGTGCAGATCTTCGGGGCGCGCGGCAGCATCGCCTATGATCAGGAGCGGCTGAACGAGGTGCAGCTCTTCCGGGCCGGCGTTCCGCCAGCCGATCAGGGCTTCACAACCATCCTGATGGGCCCGGCCCATCCTCCTTACGGCAACTTCATTCCGGCGCCCGGGCACCAGCTCGGCTTCAACGACCTGAAGGTGATCGAATGCCGGCAGCTCGTCGGCCGGATCCTCGGCGAGCCGTCCCACGCCATCGGTTTCGAGGAGGGCTTTGCGATCGAGAAGACGCTCGCGGCCGCTGCCGAAAGCTTTGCGAATTCGGCCTGGATGGAGGTGGGGTGA
- a CDS encoding Radical SAM superfamily protein, whose product MLAPSKRRRFTLVLIKPSHYDDEGYVIQWVRSAIPSNSLACLYGIAIDCDKRGVLGHDVDIKTIPIDETNTRVRPERIARLIKDNGGLGLVGLVGVQSNQFPRALDLARPLRAAGIQVCIGGFHVSGCLAMLPEMQADLQQALDLGISLFAGEAEGRLEAVLRDAASGSLQPIYNFVDDLPALDGAALPLLPADRIQKTAGYISSFDAGRGCPFQCSFCTIINVQGRKSRYRTADDIEAIVRANLAQKIHHFLITDDNLARNKNWEAIFDRLIHLREVERLKIKFVIQVDTLCHKIPHFIEKAARAGVRRVFIGLENINPENLVAAKKKQNRISDYREMLLAWRKVRCLTYCGFILGFPTDTIESIVRDIKIIQRELPLDILEFSCLTPLPGSEDHKKLWMAGVPMDADMNRYDLEHVTTGHSRMSREEWEQAYHIAWKTYYTPEHVETVIRRAVASRMRSDMVMFLLTWFWVSKELWNIYPLETGIIRRKVRTDRRPGMPIESPWIFYPKYVADIVIKHLKVARAFWTMHRVERSIRRDPRSKDYMDISLSPTTEHDLDELQMFQINDSARAAAAKARRHATVR is encoded by the coding sequence ATGCTGGCACCATCGAAGAGACGGCGCTTCACGCTCGTCCTGATCAAACCTTCGCATTACGACGATGAAGGCTATGTGATTCAATGGGTTCGCTCCGCCATCCCGTCGAATTCGCTCGCCTGTCTCTACGGCATCGCCATCGATTGCGATAAGCGTGGCGTGCTCGGCCATGACGTCGACATCAAGACGATCCCGATCGACGAGACCAATACGCGGGTGCGCCCCGAGCGCATCGCCCGGCTGATCAAGGACAATGGCGGGCTCGGCCTGGTGGGGCTCGTCGGGGTTCAGTCGAACCAGTTCCCGCGCGCCCTCGACCTGGCGCGCCCCTTGCGGGCAGCCGGCATCCAGGTCTGCATCGGCGGCTTCCACGTCTCCGGCTGCCTCGCCATGCTGCCGGAGATGCAGGCGGACCTGCAACAAGCCCTCGATCTCGGCATTTCGCTGTTCGCAGGCGAGGCGGAGGGTCGCCTCGAGGCCGTGCTGCGTGATGCCGCCAGCGGCAGCCTGCAGCCCATCTACAATTTTGTGGACGATTTGCCGGCGCTCGACGGCGCGGCCTTGCCGCTCCTGCCGGCCGATCGCATCCAGAAAACCGCCGGCTATATCTCGAGCTTCGACGCCGGGCGCGGTTGCCCGTTCCAATGTTCCTTCTGCACCATCATCAATGTCCAGGGGCGCAAGTCGCGCTACCGCACGGCCGACGACATCGAAGCGATCGTGCGCGCCAATCTGGCGCAGAAGATCCATCATTTCCTGATCACCGACGACAATCTCGCGCGCAACAAGAATTGGGAAGCGATATTCGATCGCCTGATTCACCTGCGGGAAGTCGAGCGCCTGAAGATCAAATTCGTCATCCAGGTCGACACGCTCTGCCACAAGATCCCGCACTTCATCGAGAAGGCTGCGCGCGCCGGCGTGAGGCGCGTGTTCATCGGGCTCGAGAACATCAATCCGGAAAATCTCGTGGCCGCGAAGAAGAAGCAGAATCGCATCTCCGATTATCGCGAAATGCTGCTCGCCTGGCGCAAAGTCCGCTGCCTCACTTATTGCGGCTTCATTTTGGGGTTCCCGACCGACACGATCGAGTCGATCGTGCGCGATATCAAGATCATCCAGCGCGAATTGCCGCTCGACATCCTGGAATTCTCCTGCCTGACCCCGCTCCCCGGATCGGAGGATCACAAGAAGCTATGGATGGCCGGGGTTCCCATGGACGCCGACATGAACCGCTACGATCTGGAACATGTCACGACCGGGCATTCCCGAATGTCGAGGGAGGAGTGGGAACAGGCCTATCACATCGCCTGGAAGACTTATTATACGCCGGAGCATGTCGAGACGGTCATCCGCCGCGCCGTGGCCAGCCGCATGCGCTCGGACATGGTGATGTTTCTCCTCACCTGGTTCTGGGTCAGCAAGGAGCTGTGGAACATCTACCCGCTCGAGACCGGCATCATCCGTCGCAAGGTGCGCACCGACCGCCGCCCGGGGATGCCGATCGAAAGCCCCTGGATCTTCTATCCGAAATATGTCGCGGACATCGTCATCAAGCATCTGAAGGTGGCGAGAGCCTTCTGGACGATGCATCGCGTGGAGCGCTCGATCAGGCGCGATCCGCGGTCCAAGGACTATATGGACATCTCCCTCTCGCCGACGACGGAACACGATCTCGACGAGCTGCAGATGTTCCAGATCAACGACTCCGCCCGCGCCGCGGCGGCGAAGGCGCGGCGGCACGCGACAGTGCGCTGA
- a CDS encoding Uncharacterized conserved protein, Ntn-hydrolase superfamily, with protein MTFSISARCASTGMFGIAVCSSSPCVAARCAHVRAGVGAVATQNITDPRLGPRGLDLLASGLPAAEALVRLKAEAKHIDYRQLALVDRTGASAAFSGSKTLGRHRSVTGRDVVAAGNLLSRASVPERMVEAFLRLADAPLGDRLIGAMQAGLAAGGEEGPVHSAGMLLARDVAWPVADLRIDWHETDPIGELAGLWALWKPQMDAYVARALDPSSAPSYGVAGDR; from the coding sequence ATGACCTTCTCCATCTCGGCCCGTTGTGCTTCGACCGGCATGTTCGGCATCGCCGTGTGCTCGTCCAGCCCCTGCGTCGCGGCACGCTGCGCCCATGTTCGGGCAGGAGTGGGAGCGGTGGCGACCCAGAACATCACCGATCCGCGGCTCGGGCCGCGTGGCCTCGATCTCCTCGCTTCGGGCCTGCCGGCAGCGGAGGCGCTGGTGCGCCTCAAAGCCGAAGCGAAACACATCGATTATCGGCAGCTCGCGCTCGTCGACCGCACCGGCGCCAGCGCCGCCTTCTCGGGCAGCAAGACGCTCGGGCGCCATCGCAGCGTCACCGGCCGCGACGTCGTAGCTGCCGGCAACCTGCTCAGCCGTGCGAGCGTTCCCGAGCGCATGGTCGAGGCGTTCCTGAGGCTCGCCGATGCCCCGCTCGGCGACCGCCTGATCGGCGCCATGCAGGCCGGGCTTGCGGCCGGCGGCGAGGAGGGGCCGGTCCATTCGGCCGGGATGCTGCTCGCGCGTGACGTCGCCTGGCCGGTGGCGGATCTGCGCATCGACTGGCACGAGACCGATCCGATCGGCGAGCTCGCCGGGCTCTGGGCGCTCTGGAAGCCGCAGATGGACGCCTATGTGGCGCGGGCGCTCGATCCGTCCTCGGCGCCATCCTATGGGGTGGCGGGCGATCGCTAG
- a CDS encoding Enamine deaminase RidA, house cleaning of reactive enamine intermediates, YjgF/YER057c/UK114 family, with protein MIHKRLRPFNTKETYPEQKLDNDLSQGVVARGTMVFLRGQVSQDLETGKNLHVGDAGLQARQTMQNIKTLLEEAGSEMGHICRVVVYLTDVRHREAVYREMGTWLKGVFPCSTGLVVSALARPEWLVEIEVTAVIPDGQPVC; from the coding sequence ATGATCCATAAGCGTCTTCGCCCCTTCAACACCAAAGAGACCTACCCCGAGCAGAAGCTCGACAACGACCTGTCGCAGGGCGTCGTGGCGCGCGGCACCATGGTCTTCCTGCGGGGCCAGGTCTCGCAGGACCTCGAGACAGGCAAAAACCTGCATGTCGGCGATGCCGGGCTGCAGGCGCGCCAGACCATGCAGAACATCAAGACGCTGCTGGAGGAGGCCGGCAGCGAGATGGGGCATATCTGCCGCGTCGTCGTCTACCTCACCGATGTGCGCCACCGCGAGGCCGTCTACCGGGAGATGGGCACTTGGCTGAAGGGCGTCTTCCCCTGCTCCACCGGCCTCGTCGTCTCGGCCCTGGCACGCCCGGAATGGCTGGTCGAGATCGAGGTGACGGCCGTCATCCCCGACGGTCAGCCGGTGTGCTAG
- a CDS encoding 4-hydroxyphenylacetate 3-monooxygenase, protein MIRTGNQYRDSLRDGRRVWINGERVKDVTTHPMFKPLVDIRARIYDMAHEPRYRDELTYEESGERFAIGLKLPRTQQDWHDKRRATDLVLEEVKGIVTRVGDETVGEMWSLFDGQDVLNEVDPRFSINIARHIDLVTRNDPFHVSANTDPKGDRSKRPQEQDPDMLLHMVKETDAGIIVRGAKYETAAAYANQAFTKPTIANWGDSKLSEYAVGFICDLASPNLRFISRTGFAGRAPAEDYPLSNKFDEIDTLVVYDDVLIPWENVLFYQHTRAAAYIRATLHRYSAFAFVQRGLKLADLMIGAALWNVKQTGLEQQQAVQEKLATLACYREGINAHLTAAIATAEKSPAGLLMPNQSLLMTGRVLACSQLHLMMHIARELCGGQICVTPDAATFRDPEAGKWLSKFYTLNADWQAEDRRKLLAFARDLLNSDYAGHRLTFQLFAQSPPFAHLAAVYRNFDWSEALRFTKEAAGLSDQVYGGKQVAAE, encoded by the coding sequence ATGATCAGGACCGGCAACCAGTATCGGGATTCGCTGCGCGACGGCCGGCGCGTCTGGATCAATGGCGAGCGTGTCAAGGACGTCACGACGCATCCGATGTTCAAACCGCTCGTCGACATCAGGGCGCGCATCTACGACATGGCGCATGAGCCGCGCTACCGCGACGAGCTGACCTATGAGGAGAGCGGCGAGCGCTTCGCCATCGGCCTGAAACTGCCGCGCACCCAGCAGGACTGGCACGATAAGCGGCGCGCGACCGACCTCGTGCTCGAGGAGGTCAAGGGTATCGTCACCCGCGTCGGCGATGAGACGGTCGGCGAGATGTGGTCGCTGTTCGACGGACAGGACGTGCTCAACGAGGTCGATCCGCGCTTTTCGATCAACATCGCGCGCCATATCGATCTCGTCACCCGCAACGATCCCTTCCACGTCTCGGCCAATACCGACCCGAAGGGGGACCGCTCCAAGCGCCCGCAAGAGCAGGATCCGGACATGCTCCTGCATATGGTGAAGGAGACCGATGCCGGCATCATCGTGCGCGGCGCCAAATACGAGACGGCCGCGGCTTACGCCAACCAGGCCTTCACCAAGCCGACCATCGCCAATTGGGGCGACAGCAAGCTCTCGGAATACGCGGTCGGCTTCATCTGCGACCTCGCCTCGCCCAATCTGCGCTTCATCTCGCGCACCGGCTTTGCCGGCCGCGCCCCGGCCGAAGACTATCCTCTGTCCAACAAGTTCGACGAGATCGACACGCTGGTCGTCTATGACGACGTGCTGATCCCCTGGGAAAACGTGCTGTTCTACCAGCATACGCGCGCCGCCGCCTACATCCGTGCGACGCTGCACCGCTATTCGGCCTTCGCCTTCGTGCAGCGCGGCCTGAAGCTCGCCGACCTGATGATCGGCGCGGCCTTGTGGAACGTGAAGCAGACGGGCCTCGAACAGCAGCAGGCCGTGCAGGAGAAGCTCGCCACCCTCGCCTGCTACCGCGAAGGCATCAACGCCCATCTGACGGCGGCCATCGCCACTGCCGAGAAGAGCCCTGCCGGCCTTCTCATGCCGAACCAGTCGCTGCTGATGACGGGTCGTGTGCTCGCCTGCTCGCAGCTGCATCTGATGATGCATATCGCGCGCGAGCTCTGCGGCGGCCAGATCTGCGTCACGCCCGATGCCGCGACCTTCCGCGATCCGGAGGCCGGCAAATGGCTCAGCAAATTCTATACGCTGAATGCCGACTGGCAGGCCGAGGACCGCCGCAAGCTCCTTGCCTTTGCGCGCGACCTGCTCAACTCGGACTATGCCGGCCACCGCCTGACCTTCCAGCTCTTCGCCCAGTCGCCGCCCTTCGCGCATCTCGCCGCCGTCTACCGCAACTTCGACTGGAGCGAAGCGCTGCGCTTCACCAAGGAAGCGGCCGGCCTGTCGGACCAGGTCTATGGCGGCAAGCAGGTCGCAGCCGAATGA
- a CDS encoding peptide/nickel transport system substrate-binding protein: MKRRTILKAGALLPLLAAPRIAAAQGQRVLKFIPQSDLAVLDPIFTTAYVTRNHGYLVFDTLYGQDAQFKAQPQMVEGAVTEADGKLWKLTLRPGLKFHDGTPVLARDCVASLQRWGKRDAFGQALMAATDELSAADDRTIMFRLKKPFPLLPDALGKTGSNVPVIMPERLAKTDAFTQVTEMVGSGPFRFKADERVAGSRVVYERFADYQPRQGAASFTAGGKVANFDRVEWNVIPDSATAAAAMQNGEMDWWENPPGDLLPLLKRSGKLNVTVQDQTGFLGYMRPNFLFPPFDNLAFRRALLGAVNQADFMEAAAGEDTSLWHTPVGAFCPSSPMANTVGMGALSDKPDMAKVRQAVKDSGYKGEKVVVMGAVDFPIINAIVNVGVDMMQKAGVNVDYQAVDWGTVVQRRSKKDPPDKGGWNVFFTYWSGLDNFNPAVDLALRGNGDGGWFGWPVMPKLENLRTQWFDAPDEAAQKRICGEMQQVVFDDVPFYPLGQLYQTTAFKKELSGVLDGFVLFWNVKRGA; the protein is encoded by the coding sequence ATGAAGCGCCGTACCATTCTGAAGGCTGGGGCATTGCTGCCATTGCTGGCGGCGCCGAGGATTGCCGCCGCGCAAGGCCAGCGGGTCCTGAAGTTCATCCCGCAATCGGATTTGGCTGTCCTCGATCCGATCTTCACGACCGCCTATGTGACGCGCAATCACGGCTATTTGGTCTTCGATACGCTGTATGGCCAGGATGCCCAGTTCAAGGCGCAGCCGCAAATGGTCGAGGGCGCGGTCACTGAGGCCGACGGCAAATTGTGGAAGCTGACCCTGAGGCCTGGCCTGAAATTCCATGACGGCACCCCCGTGCTGGCGAGGGACTGCGTCGCGAGCCTGCAGCGCTGGGGCAAGCGCGACGCCTTCGGCCAGGCGCTGATGGCTGCGACCGACGAGCTCTCGGCGGCCGACGACCGCACGATCATGTTCCGGCTGAAAAAACCCTTCCCACTGCTGCCCGATGCGTTGGGCAAGACCGGCAGCAACGTCCCGGTGATCATGCCCGAGCGGCTCGCCAAGACCGATGCCTTCACACAGGTCACCGAGATGGTCGGCAGCGGCCCGTTCCGCTTCAAGGCGGATGAGCGCGTTGCCGGCTCGCGCGTGGTCTATGAGCGCTTTGCGGATTACCAGCCGCGCCAGGGTGCGGCCTCGTTCACCGCCGGGGGTAAGGTCGCGAATTTCGACCGCGTCGAATGGAACGTGATCCCGGACTCCGCCACTGCCGCGGCCGCGATGCAGAATGGCGAGATGGATTGGTGGGAGAACCCGCCCGGCGATCTCCTGCCGCTGTTGAAGCGCAGCGGCAAGCTGAATGTGACGGTGCAGGACCAGACCGGGTTCCTCGGCTATATGCGGCCGAATTTCCTGTTTCCGCCATTCGATAACCTAGCCTTCCGGCGCGCCCTGCTGGGGGCCGTCAACCAGGCCGATTTCATGGAAGCCGCCGCCGGCGAAGACACCTCCTTGTGGCACACCCCGGTCGGTGCCTTCTGCCCGAGCTCGCCGATGGCCAATACGGTCGGGATGGGAGCCCTGTCCGACAAGCCCGACATGGCCAAGGTCAGGCAGGCTGTGAAGGACTCAGGGTATAAGGGCGAGAAGGTGGTGGTGATGGGGGCGGTGGACTTCCCGATCATCAACGCGATCGTCAATGTCGGCGTCGACATGATGCAGAAGGCAGGCGTCAATGTCGACTACCAGGCGGTCGATTGGGGCACCGTGGTGCAGCGCCGCTCGAAGAAGGATCCGCCGGATAAGGGCGGCTGGAATGTCTTCTTCACTTACTGGTCCGGGCTCGACAACTTCAATCCGGCCGTCGACCTCGCATTGCGCGGCAATGGCGATGGCGGCTGGTTCGGCTGGCCGGTCATGCCGAAGCTGGAAAACCTGCGCACGCAGTGGTTCGACGCGCCCGACGAAGCCGCGCAGAAGCGCATTTGCGGCGAGATGCAGCAGGTGGTGTTCGACGATGTGCCCTTCTACCCGCTCGGCCAGCTCTACCAGACGACCGCCTTCAAGAAGGAGCTGAGCGGCGTGCTCGACGGCTTCGTGCTGTTCTGGAACGTCAAGCGGGGCGCCTGA
- a CDS encoding Imidazolonepropionase: MTATLIKNAWIWDGDHDDRYPGEVLIEGNRITSVARGHGEIGTDRTASVIDAGGMTLMPGLVEGHCHLSFVGPTRNQDLGEIPPEEHLLRTCRNATLILEHGFTSCYSAASAKLRIDVVVRQEIADGYLAGPRYRAAGPEITVTGGLGDERKAHMHAESFGMLADGPDEIRKAVRLCCREGVDNVKINISGDEFVSTARAEITSMSEIEVATAVETAHEWGKRIACHARAAASVKRAVRNKVDCIYHCDFADEEALDMLEGVKDKVIVGPAFGLVHNAVFEGDVVGLSKETAERMGLPRKLEATCRTYEQMRKRGMRVVIGGDYGFTLTPMGQNARDVGHFVKFFGYTPAEAMRCATRIGGELMGHKGELGVVKQGALADLLLVKGDPLADLSLLVGPKHFAMIMKDGKLHRDPRSAEETRRRLAAE, translated from the coding sequence ATGACCGCAACCCTGATCAAGAACGCCTGGATCTGGGACGGCGACCACGATGATCGCTATCCGGGCGAGGTCCTCATCGAGGGTAACCGCATCACTTCCGTCGCAAGGGGGCATGGCGAGATCGGAACGGACCGGACCGCCTCGGTCATCGACGCCGGCGGCATGACCTTGATGCCGGGTCTCGTCGAAGGCCATTGCCATCTGTCCTTCGTCGGGCCCACCCGCAACCAGGATCTCGGCGAGATTCCACCCGAGGAACATCTGCTGCGCACCTGCCGCAACGCCACGCTGATCTTGGAGCACGGCTTCACGAGCTGTTATTCGGCGGCTTCCGCCAAGCTCAGGATCGATGTCGTGGTGCGCCAGGAGATCGCGGATGGCTATCTCGCCGGTCCCCGCTATCGCGCCGCAGGTCCGGAGATCACGGTGACCGGCGGCCTTGGCGATGAGCGCAAGGCCCATATGCATGCCGAAAGCTTCGGCATGCTGGCCGACGGACCGGACGAGATCCGCAAGGCCGTGCGCCTCTGCTGCCGCGAAGGCGTCGACAATGTGAAGATCAACATCTCGGGCGACGAATTCGTCTCCACGGCGCGCGCCGAGATCACCTCGATGAGCGAGATCGAGGTCGCGACTGCGGTCGAGACCGCGCATGAATGGGGCAAGCGCATCGCCTGTCATGCCCGCGCGGCCGCATCGGTGAAGCGCGCGGTGCGCAACAAGGTCGATTGCATCTACCATTGCGATTTCGCCGACGAGGAAGCCCTCGACATGCTGGAGGGCGTCAAGGACAAGGTGATCGTCGGTCCAGCCTTCGGCCTCGTGCATAATGCGGTCTTCGAAGGCGATGTGGTCGGCCTCAGCAAGGAGACGGCCGAGCGCATGGGCCTGCCCCGCAAGCTCGAAGCGACCTGCCGCACCTATGAGCAGATGCGCAAGCGCGGCATGAGGGTCGTCATCGGCGGCGATTACGGCTTCACCCTCACGCCGATGGGCCAGAACGCCCGCGATGTCGGCCATTTCGTCAAGTTCTTCGGCTACACCCCAGCCGAAGCCATGCGCTGCGCCACCAGGATCGGCGGCGAATTGATGGGACACAAGGGCGAGCTCGGCGTCGTCAAACAGGGCGCGCTCGCCGACCTGCTGCTGGTCAAAGGCGACCCGCTAGCCGACCTGTCGCTGCTTGTGGGGCCGAAGCACTTCGCGATGATCATGAAGGACGGCAAGCTGCACCGCGACCCGCGCTCCGCGGAGGAGACGCGCCGACGCCTCGCAGCGGAGTGA